The stretch of DNA gggcacagtaacagtggggatgggtctgtcactgtacaacacaggggtacagtaccagtggggatgggtctgtcactgtataacactggggtacagtaccagtggggatgggtctgtcactgtacaacactgcgGCACAGtaacagtggggatgggtctgtcactgtataacactggggcacagtaacagtggggatgggtctgtcactgtacaacactggggtacagtaccagtggggatgggtctgtcactgtacaacactggggtacagtaccagtggggatgggtctgtcactgtataacactggggtacagtaccagtggggatgggtctgtcactgtacaacacaggggtacagtaccagtggggatgggtctgtcactgtacaacacaggggtacagtaccagtggggatgggtctgtcactgtataacactggggcacagtaacagtggggatgggtctgtcactgtacaacactggggtacggtaccagtggggatgggtctgtcactgtacaacactggggtacagtaccagtggggatgggtctgtcactgtataacactggggtacagtaccagtggggatgggtctgtcactgtacaacacaggggtacagtaccagtggggatgggtctgtcactgtacaacacaggggtacagtaccagtggggatgggtctgtcactgtataacacaggggtacagtaacagtggggatgggtctgtcactgtataacacaggggtacagtaccagtggggatgggtctgtcactgtacaacacaggggtacagtaccagtggggatgggtctgtcactgtacaacactggggtacagtcccagtGGGGGAGGggcgggtctgtcactgtacaccACCtaggtacagtaccagtgggggtgGGCCTGCAACTGTACAACATATTGGCAGAGTAGCAgtaaggtctgtcactgtacaacactggggtacagtaccagtgctgatgggtctgtcactgtacaagtCTGGGGTACAGTGCCCGTAGGGGAtgcatctgtcactgtataacaccactGTACAGTAGCACTGGgcatgggtctgtcactgtacaacacctaGGTACAGTACCAGTGCTGATGGGGCCTGCAACTGTACAACATATTGGCAGAGTAGCAgtaaggtctgtcactgtacaacactggggtacagtaccagtggggatgggtctgtcacggtataacacaggggtacagtaccagtggggatatctgtcactgtacaacacgggTGCAGTACCAGTGGAGACAAGTCTATCACTGTACAACAGTGGGGTATAGTACCAGTGGGGAGTGGTCTGTTACGGTACAACACTGTGGTACAGTACTAGTTGCGatgggcctgtcactgtataacactactGAACAGTAGcactggggatgggtctgtcagtgtaCAACACTGTGGTACAGGTGTATCTCTGTGCCATGGACTGTGATGAATTACAAGGCAATTTGAGAATTTTCTCTCCAAAGCCACAGTGCAGTTTGTGCATGGGATTTGTACGAGTTACGTGTATTATTCTTATTCCAGatccataagtccataagacaaagaaacagaattaagccatctggtCCATCAAGGCTGTTCCCCCATTTGATCACAActgatccttttttaaaatctcctcctcaaccctagttCTCGGCCTTCtttccataatctttgatgccatgtccaaccaagaacctatcaatctctgccttaaatacaccgaatgaccctggcctccacaactgcatgtggcaacgaattccacaaattcaccaccctttggctgaagaattttctctgcatctctgttttggggtgtaggggctggaaggggTCACACAGATGGGGACAGGTTCCAGAGCTTTAGgggatcacagagacagggaggaatgtaggggctggagggggtcacggagacagggaggggtataggggccaGAAGGGTTACAGTGACCGGGGAGGGTGAAAGTTGACTGCTGTCCAGGGTGTGTTACTACATCAATTaattctctttcccctctctcaccctctctccactctccccctcctgcctcttctctccccatctctctctctccaccattgCTCTCAGTCTCCTTTCCTCCCCATTTTTCAACCCCTGACTTTTTTCTTTCccatctcctcccttctctcctgACCCAACAATCTCTCTCCCCAGCTAATCCCCTTCTCCCCCACCCATTCCCCTATACCCGTTTTTCTTTCCACCCTCTTCTTTCCTCTTCACTTTTCTATACTGCCCTTTTTCTCACTACCCCTTTACTTCCTCCTCCattttcccccctccccagcCTGTGATGCAGACCGGACCATGGCTGGCCAGAACGACAGCCTCCACATCACTATCTACTCTCTGGCGCTGCTGACGGGTCTACCAGCCAATATTCTCGCCCTCTACGCATTCCTGTCGAAGGCACGGCGCAAGGCGGGGCCTAACATCATCTTCCTCATTAACCTAACCATTTCTGACTTGGCCTTCCTGCTCTTCCTGCCCTTCAAGCTGGTGGAAGCAGCCAAGGGCAGCCACTGGGTGCTACCCGTTTTCCTCTGCCCCCTCAGCGGCCTCTTCTACTTCAGTGCCATCTACAGCAGCATCCTCTTCCTGACCGCCGTGGCAGTGGAGCGCTACCTGGGCGTCGCCTACCCACTGCGCTACAAGATGTGCCGCAAGCCAGCACACGCCATCCTGGTGAGCTGCCTCCTCTGGATCTGCGCCTTCTCACACTGCAGCATTGTCTACATTACTGAGTATCGGCGCACCGGTAACAACACTACCAATGCCACTGTCTGCTACGACAGCTTCAGTGAGGACCAGCTTGGCATCCTCTTGCCCTTCCGCCTGGAGCTGGGCATCGTTCTCTTCTGCCTCCCGCTGCTCATCACTACGTTCTGCTACATCAGCTTTGTGCATATCCTCCTCTCCTCACCACACATCAGCCGCGAGAAGAAGCTGCGGGCAGTGGGGCTGGTGCTCACCACGCTCTTCGTCTTCCTCGTCTGCTTCGCCCCCTACAATGTCTCACACTTCGTGGGTTACGCCCAGAACCGCAGCCCACACTGGCGAACCGATGCTCTCCTCCTCAGCACCTTCAATACCAGCCTGGACCCACTCATCTTCTATTTCTCGTCGGGTGCCGTCAAGCGCACATGCAGGGACTGCATGTCGGGCCTCTGCCGCAAGCTTTCCCTGCTCAGCCCCAGGCGTCTGCTAGGCCTCAGGCCCAGCCGGTCCCATGTCCCGGAACTCCGCAGCCAGATTGGCACACAGACACAGTCTTCCCGCCTCTGACACACTGCCTCTGGAGGGCAAGGGGGTCATAGAGCGGGTGAGAGTGAGGGAGGTCACAGGGGGTCATGTTGACGTACCTCACAAGGGGTATATCAAAACGGCACAGTATTTCCAATAGAAGAACATCCCCCTTACCCATCTTCCCTCTCTGCCTGCCCAACATCACCCTCCCACCCATCACCTTTCACCTTCAAGtggcccccatccccacaacCTCCCCCTCTCGCTCTTCTCTCTACCCTGAAATCTCtcatccatcaactcccctccccaGCCCACTTCTTTCTGTGGAGAATTGTGTTGACCAATCCCACAGGTGGAGCTCTCGCCTCCCTGCCTATTCCGCCTGTACAGaaccttttctttctctttttttctgtctctcttccctcccacccTATTTTCCACCTCGTCTTCTGCCTCATCAATTCAGCTGGAATTCTTGGAACTCAGCCTCCTGATTCTGGATTCTGCATTCCGGCTCCTGAATTACCATGGATTTAACACCAGACACTGGGATAGAGACTagactgtgcacggtgctcccggtgtgggtctgacccagggatacggagactggaactgtgcacagtgctcaccgtgtgggtctgacccagggatacggagactggaactgtgcacggtgctcccggtgtgggtctgacccagggatacggagactggaactgtacacggtgctcccggtgtgggtctgacccagggacatggagactggaactgtacacagtgctcctggtgtgtgtctgacccaggtgtgcggagactggaactgtgcacggtgctctgGGTTTGGGTCTAACTCAAGGATATGAAATAATGTAATTCAGTGATGAAATAAATCTGTAATAAAATTCACCATGCCCCTGTAAATGCAAGATTGTTGAACTGTGTAGTTTATCAATAGCCGTCTGGACTAGAAATGTTACTCCTTGCTGGAAaattgtatagaaacatagaaaacctacagcacagtacagccccttcggcccagaatgctgtgccgaacatgtccttactttaggaattacctagggttacctgtaCCTCTCTGTTTTCCTAggctccatatatctgtccaggagtctcttaaaagaccctatcgtatccgcctccatcaccatcgccggcagtccgttccacgcactcaccactctctgcatagaaaacctacctctgacatctcctctgtacttacttccaagcaccttaaaactatgccctctcatgttagccatttcagccctgggaaagagcctctgactatccacatgatcaatgcctctcattatcttgtacacctctatcagatcacctctcatcctccatcgctctgagaagaaaaggccgagttcactcaacctattctcataaggcatgctccctaatccaggcaacatccttgtaaatctcctctgcaccctttctatggtttccacatccttcctgtagtgaggcgaccagaaatgagcacagtactccaagtggggcctgaccagggtctcagctcttaaactcagtcccacgattgatgaaggccaatgcaccatctgctttcttaaccacaggttCATCCTGCTCAGCaacttttgagtgtcctatggactcggaacccaagatccctctgatcctccacactgccaagagtcttaccattaatactatattctgccatcatatttgacctaccaaaatgaaccatctcacacttacctgagttgaactccatctgccacttctcagcccagttttccatcctatcaatgtcctgctgtaacctctgacagccctccacactatccacaaaacccccaacctttgtgtcatcagcaaatttactaacccatccctccacttcctcatccaggtcatttataaaaatcacgaagagtaggggtcccagaacagatccctgaggcactccactggtcaccgacctccgtgcagaatatgacccgtctacaaccactctttgccttctgtgggcaagccagttctgtatcgacaaagcaatgtccccttggatcccatgcctccttactctctcaataagccttgcatggggtaccttatcaaatgccttgctaaaatccatatacacaacatctactgctctaccttcatcagtgtgcttagtcacatcctcaaaaaattcaatcaggctcataaggcacgacgtgcctttgacaaagccatgctgactattcctaatcatattatacctctccaaatgttcataaatcctgcctctcaggatcttttccatcaaattaccaaccactgaagtaagctCACTAAAGAATGGAACTCCcaacacggcctcctctacatcagtgagacccaatgaaAATTAGAGGATGACTTCATTGACCACTCCACAGGCAAacagcagaatttcccagtggccaaccattttacttcctatccccattccgacatgttggttcacGATCTCTTCTTCTCTCGTGGTGAGGCCTCTCTCAGATTGGAGTAGCCACACCACATATTCTGTCGAGGTAGCATCTAACCTGATAGCATGGACATCAAATTCCCCAGCTCCTGGTCATTTTCCCCGTCCACTTCCATCTCCTTCTATTCCTGACCCTAGGGAATAATTTTATATCAGCAGCTATGCCACTGTGCTGACAGCTGACCCCAGAGAGAGATCTCCGGGACATGAAACCTACAGATTGGACCATGGGCGAGGGGAGGAGCATAGACAATTCCAGAGTTTGGGATCCAGAGCGGCTGAAGCATTGCATCCAAtcatggagagatggggagggatgtgggaggTCACAGACGGAGGGGAGGGATGTggaggtcacagagacggggatggATGTagaggtcacagagatggggagggatgtaGAGGTCACAGAGACGGATGGATGTGGGAGGtcacagacggaggggtgtaggggtcacagagacggggatggATGTagaggtcacagagacagggagggatgtagaggTCACAGAGATGGATGGATGTGGGAGGtcacagacggaggggtgtaggggtcacagagacagggagggatgtgggaggtcacagagacggggagggatgtaggaggtcacagagacagggaggggtgtagggggtcacagagaaggggaggagtgtaggggggaataaggtggggaggggtgtaggggtcacagagacggggaggagtgtgggaggtcacagagacagggaggggtgtaggggtcacgagacaaggaggtgtgtaggggtcacagagacgggggtgtgtgggaggtcacagagacagggaggggtgtaggggacacagagacagggaggggcgtaGAGTTCACAGAGACGGGGTCGGGtgtaggggtcacagagacagggtggggtgcAGGGGgccacggagacggggaggggttaggggtcacggagacgggtaGGGATGTGGGAGGTCACAGAGACGGGAAGGGGTaaagggtcacagagacggggaggggtatagggtcacagagacgggggggtgcaggggggtcacagagatgggaaggggtggaagggtcacagagatggggaggagtgtaggggtcacagagacgggaaGGGGTGtaagggtcacagagatggggaggagtgtaggggtcacagagacggggaggggtgtaggggtcacagagactgggaggggtgtagggggtcacatacacggaggggtgtaggggtcacagagatggggaggggtgtaggggtcatggagacagggaggggtgtagggggtcacagagttggggaggggtgtagggtgtcacagagatggggaggggtgtaggggtcacagATACGGTAGAGTTGTTCACTCCATGATCTCCTTGTCGACTGCCACCTGTTGGAACTGTTAAAGATGATGTGTCAATATTTGAGAAACACCTGCCTGGGTTAGTCATTGTGGAGAGGAGGGTAATGAATCTCACCTCCTTGTTCGCTTCAGTAAACAAGTGATTACGTCTAATCGATGTGTGGGGGCCAGTGTGGCTCATAATTATGTTTTCATGCAGCTTTCTGTGGTGTTGTTTTAGAATTTTTCAAATACGTCACATATTCTTCACCACCTGAACTCTGTGCCAGACAGAAAGTAAGACACACAGGTACACGtatacatactgaccctcactgagtaCGGGTCCCAGACACACACAGAGCCTTTCAAtaggggggtgggggaatgggtctctctctctatctctctctctcacacacacacacagaatttcACTAGGGGATGTGTCACGTTGACACACACACAttggttaaaaaaatgaaatcactgAAATCCTTACaaagatatgacataggatcaTTGAGTCATTAAAAAgtacagcaccaaaacaggccctttggcccatctagtccatgctgaactgcctacttccatctaCTTGCACAggacccctatcatccatgtacctctccacacttctcttaaatgttgaaatcgagtttGCTTGCATTACTTGCACTGGTAGCTCGTTCCCTGCCCTCACgatcctctgactgaagaagttttgcctcacgttccccttaaacttttaacctttcaccCCGAACCCATGACCCAAgacccacccaatctcagtggtaaaagcctgcttgcatttaccctgtctataccctcataattttgtatcaaatttcctctcagtcttctacattctgagAAATAAAGTCCAAATcttttcaatctttctttataactcaggtcctccagacccagcaacatccttgtaaattttcactctttcaactttatttgcaTCTTTTCTGTATGTAGGTGACCGAAACGGCACccaatactccaaactaggcctcaggtaatgtcttgtacaacttcaacacaacatgcCACTCAATACATTGACTTCTGAAGACCAATGTATcaagagctttctttatgaccctatgtgacactactttcaatggattatggacctgtattccaacAGCCCTTCGGTCTATCACACACCTCAATGCCTTACCTTCACTGTGTCAGGCCTAGCCTGGCTGGTCCTagtgaagtgcaacacctcgcacttgtctgcactaaattccatctgccacttttcagcccagtgtACCAGCTGATGATAGCCTTCTTCATTCTCcactcttggtgtcatccgcaaatttaaccatattatcatccatatctttgatctagatgacaaacaacaaaggacacagcaccaatccctgtgacaGGCCTGCAGTCAgaaagacaaccatctactaccattctctggcttctccacaAAGCCAAAGTGAAATCCAATTCACtccctcatcttgaatgttgtgcgactgaaccttctcaattaacctcccatgtgggaccttcgAACAACTTTCCCACccctgatgtcagactcaccagcctataatttcctggtttatttttatagCCATTCTTAAACAACGAAACAACATTAGTTACCATCCAATTCCCTGGTACCTCACCTATTACTAAGGATGACTTAAGTATTTCTGCAAGggctccagcaatttctgcactttccTTCCCactctgagggaacaccttgtcaggccctggagatttatccaccctgatttgcctcaggatgcaaacacctcctcctctgtattcTGTGCAGGGCCCATGAAATTGATGCCACTTCCATAAGCTGTGTATTACTGTCTCCTgaaattaagatctccctcatccgttttggctccacacatggattaccattctgatctcccCAAGGTCTAATTTTGTcgttgcaatccttttgctcttagcatATTCTGTGAGCTCCCTTGGCAgtttccttcactttgtctgcaagagcaacatcatgccttcttttagccctcttgacttctttcttgcatttcttatactccatcagcacctcatttgttctcacctgtctatacctgctatgcacctcttaacgagggcttcaatatctcttcaaaaccaaggttccttacgcttgctatctttatcttttattctcaTACAAGCTTTGCACTCTCAAAACATCACTTTTGAAAGTCTCCCACCGAccgagtacacctttgccagaaaaagtctgtcccaatccacacttgccatttcatttctgataccatcaaaattctccaatttagaatcccaACCTGAAGACCAGACCTATCATTTTGTATATTTGTTTTGAAACTACTAGTTTCTTTGACtggaagatgtggaatccttgTGGATAAAGAAACTTCAAggataaaaagatcctgatggaagttatatacagacccctaaacagtagccaggatgttggCTACAAATGATAATAGAAGATTAAAAAAGGCATGCCAaaatggcaatgttacaataatcacgggggatttcaatatacaggcagatttgaaaaatcaggttgctgctggatcccaagagagggaatttgtagaatggttATAAGATAGCTTGTTTTGAACAACTTGTGTTTGAGGCCACtaggggaaaaggcaattctgaattgggtgttgtgtaatgaaccagatttgattagggagcttaaggtaaaggaaccataaGGAAGGAGTAATCATAATATAGTCtgtgagggagaagataaagtgcagtaaaaggaattacaggggcatgagagaggatcaGTCTGAAGTTGATTGAAGGAGACACTAttcaggatgatggcagaacagcaacggttggagtttctgagagcaattgGAAGATGCGGGACAGATACATCCAAAAGATGGAGAAGTATTTCTAAAGAGACGATGAGGCAATtcagctgacaaaggaagttaaagacAGCAAAAAGGTAAACAGtgcattgggaagcttttaactaacagaaggcaactgaaaataagggcataaggagagaaaatataaaatatggaaagtattcttagagatggtatgtataattacctggatagacagggtctgattaggaacagtcaatatggatttgtgcgtggaaggtcatgtttgacaaatcttattggattttttgatgaggttactaagaaagttgatgagggtaaagcggtggatgttgtctatatgaacttcagtaaggcctttgacaaggttccacacggaaggttagttaggaaggttcaataggtattaatattgaagttataaaatggattcagcagtggctggatggaagacgccagagagtagtggtggataactgtgtgtcagattggaggacggtgtgtagcggtgtgcctcagggatctgtactgggtctaaAGTTGTTTATCATATATATTAGTGATCTGgacgatggggtggtaaattggatgagtaagtatgcagatgatactaagataggtggagttgtggataatgaagtaggttttcaaagcttgcagagagatttaggccagttagaagagtgggctgaaagatggtagatggagtttaatgctgataaatgtgaggtgttacattttggtaggactaatcaaaataggacatacgtggtaaatggtagggcattgaagaatgctgtagaacagagagatctgggaataatggtgcatagttccctgaaggtggaatctcatgtggatagggtggtgaagaaagcttttggtgtgctggcctttattaatcagaatattgagtataggagttgg from Mobula birostris isolate sMobBir1 unplaced genomic scaffold, sMobBir1.hap1 scaffold_594, whole genome shotgun sequence encodes:
- the LOC140193391 gene encoding free fatty acid receptor 2-like; this encodes MAGQNDSLHITIYSLALLTGLPANILALYAFLSKARRKAGPNIIFLINLTISDLAFLLFLPFKLVEAAKGSHWVLPVFLCPLSGLFYFSAIYSSILFLTAVAVERYLGVAYPLRYKMCRKPAHAILVSCLLWICAFSHCSIVYITEYRRTGNNTTNATVCYDSFSEDQLGILLPFRLELGIVLFCLPLLITTFCYISFVHILLSSPHISREKKLRAVGLVLTTLFVFLVCFAPYNVSHFVGYAQNRSPHWRTDALLLSTFNTSLDPLIFYFSSGAVKRTCRDCMSGLCRKLSLLSPRRLLGLRPSRSHVPELRSQIGTQTQSSRL